A DNA window from Enterobacter asburiae contains the following coding sequences:
- a CDS encoding diacylglycerol kinase: MANNTTGLTRIIKAAGYSWKGFRAAWINEAAFRQEGVAAIIAVIIASFLDVDAITRVLLIGSVLLVMIVEILNSAIEAVVDRIGSDFHELSGRAKDMGSAAVLLAIITAVITWVTLLWSHFR; encoded by the coding sequence ATGGCCAATAATACCACTGGGTTAACGCGTATCATCAAAGCCGCCGGCTATTCATGGAAAGGTTTCCGTGCCGCGTGGATCAACGAAGCCGCCTTTCGCCAGGAGGGCGTCGCCGCTATCATCGCGGTGATCATCGCCTCTTTCCTTGATGTTGATGCTATTACCCGCGTACTTCTAATCGGTTCCGTGCTTCTGGTGATGATAGTGGAAATTCTTAATAGCGCTATTGAAGCCGTTGTTGATCGCATTGGTTCAGATTTCCACGAGCTTTCTGGCCGCGCAAAAGACATGGGCTCTGCTGCCGTGTTGCTGGCGATTATCACTGCCGTTATCACCTGGGTCACGCTGCTTTGGTCACATTTCCGATGA
- the lexA gene encoding transcriptional repressor LexA, with protein sequence MKALTTRQQEVFDLIRDHIGQTGMPPTRAEIAQRLGFRSPNAAEEHLKALARKGVIEIVSGASRGIRLLVEEETGIPLIGRVAAGEPLLAQQHIEGHYQVDPGMFKPSADFLLRVSGMSMKDIGILDGDLLAVHKTQDVRNGQVVVARIDDEVTVKRLKKQGNTVQLLPENNEFSPIVVDLREHNFSIEGLAVGVIRNGEWL encoded by the coding sequence ATGAAAGCGTTAACGACCAGGCAGCAAGAGGTGTTTGATCTCATCCGGGATCATATCGGCCAGACGGGTATGCCACCCACGCGTGCGGAAATCGCGCAGCGTCTGGGCTTCCGTTCTCCGAATGCTGCCGAAGAACACCTGAAAGCGCTGGCGCGTAAAGGCGTGATTGAGATTGTTTCAGGCGCGTCACGTGGTATCCGCCTGCTGGTGGAAGAAGAGACGGGCATTCCGCTGATAGGCCGTGTTGCCGCCGGTGAGCCTTTACTGGCACAGCAGCATATTGAAGGCCACTACCAGGTTGATCCTGGCATGTTCAAACCGAGCGCAGATTTCCTGCTGCGCGTTAGCGGTATGTCGATGAAAGACATCGGTATTCTTGACGGCGATCTGCTTGCGGTGCACAAAACGCAGGATGTGCGTAACGGTCAGGTGGTTGTCGCGCGCATTGATGATGAAGTTACCGTCAAGCGTCTGAAAAAACAGGGTAACACCGTTCAGTTGCTGCCTGAAAACAATGAGTTCTCCCCGATTGTGGTCGATCTCCGCGAACACAACTTCTCTATCGAAGGACTGGCGGTTGGGGTCATTCGCAACGGTGAATGGCTATAA